Proteins encoded by one window of Arachis hypogaea cultivar Tifrunner chromosome 1, arahy.Tifrunner.gnm2.J5K5, whole genome shotgun sequence:
- the LOC112704669 gene encoding E3 ubiquitin-protein ligase MIEL1 codes for MEGSANNERLDFGRMGYGCKHYRRRCKIRAPCCNEIYPCRHCHNEAASLLRNPYDRHELVRQDVKQVVCAVCDTEQPVAQVCTNCGVRMGEYFCDICKFFDDDIGKQQFHCDDCGICRVGGQENFFHCEKCGSCYSVTLRDNHLCVENSMRHHCPICYEFLFDSMKDISVMKCGHTMHHECFEEMLNRDTYCCPICSKSVMDMTRTWKRIDEEIEATVMPEDYRHRKVWILCNDCNDTTEVFFHILGQKCGHCQSYNTRAIAPPVLPQ; via the exons ATGGAAGGCTCTGCCAACAATGAACGTCTTGATTTTGGGAGGATGGGCTATGG gtgcaaGCATTATAGGAGGAGATGCAAGATTCGTGCACCTTGCTGCAATGAGATCTACCCCTGCCGCCATTGCCATAACGAGGCTGCg AGCTTGTTGAGGAACCCCTATGATCGCCACGAACTCGTTCGCCAAGATGTTAAACAA GTTGTTTGTGCAGTTTGTGACACTGAGCAGCCG GTTGCTCAAGTTTGCACAAACTGTGGAGTTAGAATGGGAGAGTATTTCTGTGACATCTGCAAATTCTTCGATGATGAT ATAGGGAAACAACAGTTTCATTGTGATGATTGCGGAATCTGTAG GGTTGGTGGTCAAGAGAATTTTTTCCACTGCGAGAAGTGTG GGTCATGCTATTCAGTTACACTGCGTGACAATCATTTGTGTGTGGAGAACTCCATGAGGCACCACTGCCCCATTTGTTACGAG TTCCTTTTTGATTCAATGAAAGACATCAGTGTCATGAAATGTGGTCACACCATGCACCATGAATGCTTTGAAGAGATGCTAAATCGCGACAC GTACTGCTGTCCCATATGCTCCAAGTCAGTGATGGACATGACCAGGACATGGAAGAGAATTGATGAAGAG ATTGAAGCAACTGTCATGCCCGAAGATTATCGGCATAGGAAG GTTTGGATATTATGCAATGACTGCAATGACACAACAGAAGTGTTCTTCCACATTCTGGGGCAAAAATGTGGTCACTGCCAATCGTATAATACGCGTGCAATCGCTCCTCCGGTTCTTCCTCAATGA
- the LOC112704686 gene encoding uncharacterized protein isoform X1, whose protein sequence is MQVASSARRAFRLLRQSPMFLNSNNHFLPSHHSTNPSQHTPFLSGITQRDYWHVSMEPMYFMMPKAFYSSGVETIEETPTVAVKELYDKMLESVKVKRSMPPNAWLWSMIENCKHQQDIRLLFDILENLHVFRLSNLRIHDDFNSNLCQEVTKACIKAGALEFAKRTLWKHNVYGLSPTVAAANHLLTHAKNHNDTKLLVEVMKLLKKNDLPLQPGTADIVFSICYNTDKWDLINKYGKWFVKAGGVKLRQTSFDTWMKFAAKRGETEPLWEMNKLRLETKKIPTLTAGISCVKGFLLERNPSDAACIIHELNENLDDAKKKGIKDELQKLISEWPKEVIKYRKGEDQKTLASSLKSDILAMISQLNMGLEASLNLEDLKG, encoded by the exons ATGCAAGTTGCCTCCAGTGCTCGCCGTGCCTTTCGGCTTCTCCGCCAATCTCCGATGTTCCTCAACTCCAACAACCATTTCCTTCCCTCTCATCACTCCACCAACCCATCACAACACACCCCCTTTCTCTCAG GGATAACACAACGTGATTATTGGCATGTGTCAATGGAACCAATGTATTTCATGATGCCAAAGGCTTTTTATAGTTCTGGAGTGGAAACTATTGAAGAGACTCCCACAG TGGCTGTAAAGGAGCTCTATGATAAGATGCTCGAGTCTGTAAAAGTTAAACGATCAATGCCACCTAATGCTTGGTTATGGTCAATGATTGAAAATTGTAAACACCAACAAGATATAAGACTCCTATTCGACATTTTGGAGAACCTCCACGTATTT AGGCTATCAAATCTTCGAATTCATGATGACTTTAATAGCAATCTCTGTCAAGAAGTTACTAAAGCATGTATTAAAGCAGGAGCCCTTGAATTTG CAAAGAGGACTTTATGGAAGCATAATGTCTATGGACTGAGCCCAACTGTTGCTGCTGCTAATCATTTACTG ACGCATGCTAAGAATCACAATGATACTAAATTGCTGGTGGAAGTAATGAAACTTCTGAAGAAGAATGATTTACCATTGCAACCAGGCACAGCAGATATTGTTTTCAG CATTTGTTACAATACTGATAAGTGGGATTTGATTAATAAGTACGGAAAATGGTTTGTCAAGGCTGGTGGCGTAAAACTACGGCAAACCTCATTTGACACATGGATGAAGTTTGCTGCCAAAAGAG GCGAGACGGAGCCATTGTGGGAAATGAATAAGTTGAGACTTGAGACAAAGAAGATACCTACTTTGACAGCTGGGATTTCTTGTGTTAAG GGTTTTTTGTTAGAGCGTAATCCCAGCGATGCAGCTTGCATCATTCACGAACTAAATGAG AATTTGGATGATGCAAAAAAGAAAGGCATTAAGGATGAACTTCAGAAGCTTATCTCCGAGTGGCCCAAGGAAGTTATTAAGTACAGGAAAGGAGAGGATCAAAAG ACACTAGCATCGTCTTTAAAATCCGATATCCTTGCCATGATTAGTCAACTGAACATGGGACTTGAGGCAAGTCTAAATTTGGAAGACCTTAAGGGATAA
- the LOC112704686 gene encoding uncharacterized protein isoform X2, with translation MEPMYFMMPKAFYSSGVETIEETPTVAVKELYDKMLESVKVKRSMPPNAWLWSMIENCKHQQDIRLLFDILENLHVFRLSNLRIHDDFNSNLCQEVTKACIKAGALEFAKRTLWKHNVYGLSPTVAAANHLLTHAKNHNDTKLLVEVMKLLKKNDLPLQPGTADIVFSICYNTDKWDLINKYGKWFVKAGGVKLRQTSFDTWMKFAAKRGETEPLWEMNKLRLETKKIPTLTAGISCVKGFLLERNPSDAACIIHELNENLDDAKKKGIKDELQKLISEWPKEVIKYRKGEDQKTLASSLKSDILAMISQLNMGLEASLNLEDLKG, from the exons ATGGAACCAATGTATTTCATGATGCCAAAGGCTTTTTATAGTTCTGGAGTGGAAACTATTGAAGAGACTCCCACAG TGGCTGTAAAGGAGCTCTATGATAAGATGCTCGAGTCTGTAAAAGTTAAACGATCAATGCCACCTAATGCTTGGTTATGGTCAATGATTGAAAATTGTAAACACCAACAAGATATAAGACTCCTATTCGACATTTTGGAGAACCTCCACGTATTT AGGCTATCAAATCTTCGAATTCATGATGACTTTAATAGCAATCTCTGTCAAGAAGTTACTAAAGCATGTATTAAAGCAGGAGCCCTTGAATTTG CAAAGAGGACTTTATGGAAGCATAATGTCTATGGACTGAGCCCAACTGTTGCTGCTGCTAATCATTTACTG ACGCATGCTAAGAATCACAATGATACTAAATTGCTGGTGGAAGTAATGAAACTTCTGAAGAAGAATGATTTACCATTGCAACCAGGCACAGCAGATATTGTTTTCAG CATTTGTTACAATACTGATAAGTGGGATTTGATTAATAAGTACGGAAAATGGTTTGTCAAGGCTGGTGGCGTAAAACTACGGCAAACCTCATTTGACACATGGATGAAGTTTGCTGCCAAAAGAG GCGAGACGGAGCCATTGTGGGAAATGAATAAGTTGAGACTTGAGACAAAGAAGATACCTACTTTGACAGCTGGGATTTCTTGTGTTAAG GGTTTTTTGTTAGAGCGTAATCCCAGCGATGCAGCTTGCATCATTCACGAACTAAATGAG AATTTGGATGATGCAAAAAAGAAAGGCATTAAGGATGAACTTCAGAAGCTTATCTCCGAGTGGCCCAAGGAAGTTATTAAGTACAGGAAAGGAGAGGATCAAAAG ACACTAGCATCGTCTTTAAAATCCGATATCCTTGCCATGATTAGTCAACTGAACATGGGACTTGAGGCAAGTCTAAATTTGGAAGACCTTAAGGGATAA
- the LOC112704712 gene encoding uncharacterized protein produces the protein MKGDSECGGSSMPAERNRRLKMNRLFTQLQATIPRPLSKATKEVVITETIRYIKELERKKNNLEQIKELQIQSHASGTTFMLPCMADADNCSVTVTVSANVAFFGIQTVARRGLITMILEVFSNHKAEILAANVAVNEGILTFAVTALLQIVADGEGEGEGEGAVEMIKREIMTL, from the exons ATGAAAGGTGATAGCGAGTGTGGTGGTTCTTCAATGCCGGCGGAGCGTAACAGAAGGCTGAAGATGAATCGCCTCTTCACTCAGCTTCAGGCCACCATCCCACGCCCCCTTTCCAAG GCTACAAAGGAAGTCGTTATAACGGAAACGATTAGGTACATAAAGGAGCTTGAGAGGAAGAAGAACAACTTGGAGCAGATCAAGGAACTACAAATTCAAAGCCATGCCAGTGGTACCACCTTCATGCTTCCATGCATGGCCGATGCTGATAATTGCTCTGTCACTGTCACTGTCTCCGCCAACGTCGCGTTTTTCGGCATTCAGACCGTGGCTCGCCGAGGTTTGATTACCATGATTTTGGAGGTGTTCAGCAACCACAAGGCTGAGATTTTGGCTGCAAATGTGGCGGTTAATGAAGGGATTTTGACATTTGCAGTCACTGCTCTATTGCAAATTGTTGCTGAtggggaaggagaaggagaaggagaaggggcTGTTGAGATGATTAAGAGAGAGATCATGACTTTGTAG
- the LOC112704728 gene encoding germin-like protein 12-1: MTRIAYFSVAFLALASSFASAYDPSPLQDFCVAVNDSESAVFVNGKFCKDPKLVVAEDFFKHVDAGNTSNKLGSKVTQVSVNELFGLNTLGISLARIDFAAKGLNPPHIHPRGTEILIVIEGTLYVGFVTSNQNNGQNRLFTKVLNKGDVFVFPKGLVHFQLNVGYENAVAIAALSSQNAGVITIANAVFGSTPPISDQVLAKAFQVDKNTVDYLQKQFWYDNN, translated from the exons ATGACAAGAATTGCATACTTCAGTGTTGCGTTTTTGGCTTTGGCATCATCTTTTGCTTCTGCCTACGATCCCAGCCCTCTTCAAGACTTTTGTGTGGCAGTTAATGATTCCGAATCTGCTG TTTTTGTGAATGGAAAATTTTGCAAAGATCCAAAACTTGTGGTAGCTGAAGATTTCTTCAAACATGTTGATGCGGGAAACACCAGCAACAAACTTGGTTCAAAAGTTACTCAAGTTAGCGTTAACGAACTATTCGGACTGAACACATTAGGCATATCGTTAGCTCGTATAGACTTTGCAGCAAAAGGTTTAAACCCTCCTCACATTCACCCAAGAGGCACAGAGATCCTTATTGTTATTGAAGGCACTCTCTACGTTGGATTTGTGACTTCAAATCAAAACAATGGACAGAACCGTCTTTTCACGAAAGTgctaaacaagggtgatgtgtTTGTGTTTCCAAAGGGACTTGTTCACTTCCAATTGAATGTTGGTTATGAAAATGCTGTTGCTATTGCTGCTCTAAGCAGTCAAAATGCAGGGGTTATCACTATTGCTAATGCTGTTTTTGGATCAACTCCACCTATTTCTGATCAAGTTTTAGCCAAAGCTTTTCAAGTTGATAAAAATACAGTCGATTATCTTCAAAAGCAATTCTGGTATGACAACAATTAG
- the LOC112704744 gene encoding CASP-like protein 1E2, translated as MEGHHHGKTEVAARSGSNNKSGLVLRVLALILTLAASIVVVTNKQTKVVPLKVFDSLPPVNLPVSAKWHYLSAVLYFLVTNATSCGYAAVSLLLTAANRDGKSKHLRILIFVLDALMVALLFSGIGAASAVGVLGYHGNSHVQWKKVCNVFGKFCHQMVASIGLSLLGSVAFLFLVMLPLISSA; from the exons ATGGAGGGACATCACCATGGAAAAACAGAGGTGGCAGCAAGATCAGGTAGTAATAATAAGAGTGGATTGGTTTTGAGGGTATTGGCGTTGATACTGACTCTAGCAGCTTCAATTGTTGTTGTGACCAATAAACAAACCAAGGTTGTTCCTCTGAAGGTTTTTGATTCTCTACCACCGGTTAATCTTCCTGTTTCTGCAAAGTGGCATTACCTCTCTGCTGTTCT GTACTTTCTTGTGACAAACGCAACATCATGTGGATACGCAGCCGTGTCACTACTCCTAACCGCCGCAAATAGAGATGGCAAGAGCAAGCACTTGCGGATACTAATCTTTGTCCTTGACGCGTTGATGGTGGCTTTGCTGTTCTCCGGCATTGGCGCCGCTTCGGCCGTGGGCGTACTTGGGTACCATGGAAACTCTCACgttcaatggaagaaagtgtgCAATGTGTTCGGCAAATTTTGTCACCAAATGGTTGCTTCCATTGGTTTATCATTGCTTGGATCAGTAGCATTCCTCTTCTTGGTTatgcttcctttaatttcttcAGCTTAG